The sequence below is a genomic window from Bacteroidota bacterium.
TCGTAAACGATCACATCATTTCTGCCACAGATGGTGTCGATGATGGAAATCATACCCTGGTAGCCGAAGTTCAACAGATAGGCATCTTCCTTGTTTACAAAGGCAGCCAGCTGTGCTTCCAGCTCTTCGTGTTTAGTGGTATGACCTGACATCATACGGGCACCCATTGGGTATCCCAAACCCCATTCTTTTGCAGCTTCTGCATCTATTTTCCTTACTTCAGGATGGTTGCATAAACCAATATAATTATTTAAGCTCCAGTTTAATACTTCTTTACCCCTAAATTTCATGTGGGGACCTATTTCTCCTTCCAATTTTGGAAACATAAAATAGCCTTGAGCTTCCTTTTGATATTGACCTAAAGGGCCTCTTTTTCGTACTTTATCAAAAATATCCACTGTTGTTATCTTTTAATGATTATTATTTCACAAATGTACATTTTTTTAAATATTCGCCAAATTCATTTTTTTACTTTTAATAATTCGGTTCTTTCCCTTGATATTCTGTTTTTTATCAACTATAAGGAATTAATAATTTTATGCCTCAGGCAATGGAATAATAATTCATCCGTTGTTATACTAAGAATTTTAAATGTTCCGGATAGATGTGATTTTTTATCTTGTATATTTGCACTACTGGTCTGGTTTTGTTCAATATTTAATACAAAATAATTTTTATATATTTGCATTTTGTCTAAATTTGTAAATTTTTAAAGCAGATATGAAACAATACTTAATATATTCTGTAACAATAATTTTATTATTCACTTCCTGCAGTGGATATGAAAAATTGTTAAAAAGTACAGATTATAACCTTAAATATAAAAAAGCCCTGGAGTATTACAATCAGAAAGAGTATGTGAAATCAGGCAATTTGTTTGAACAGATTCAATCTTTTTATAGAGGTACAGAAAAGGCCGACACGGTAGATTTTTTATATGCCAAAAGTCTTTATGGACAAGGTGATTATATTCTTTCGGGTGAATATTTTAAGAATTTCGGAGAATCCTATCAGTATAGCGATTTTGCAGAAGAAGCCAATTTCCTTTGCGCCTACTGTTTTTATCTGACTTCTCCGCGCCCTAGTCTGGACCAGGAAAATACTTATAATGCCATTCAGGCGTTTCAGCTTTTTCTAATCAAATATCCTAACAGTTCGCGAAAAAAAGACTGTCTTGATTTAATTGCTGAACTTAAAGACAAGTTGGTGGAGAAATCTTTTATCAGTGCAAAACTTTATTTCGATTTAGGGGAATACAAATCTTCTATTATCGCTTTAAATAACAGCCTTAACGAATATCCGGACACCAAATACAGGGAGGAAATGATGTTTTTGGTTTTGAAATCAAAATACTTACTTGCTACTTATAGTATACCGGAGAAGCAGAAAGAGCGTTATCAGAATTCCGTGGATGAATATTATTCTTTTATCGCCGAATTTCCTAAAAGTATATATATTAAAGAGGCAGAAAAGATGTACGATACATCAACCAAGGAATTAAAAAATTAATCAACTTAATTACTCAACTGAAAATTATAATTATATGACAAATATGGATTACAAAAAATCAAAGGCACCTTCTTCAATTATTACAAGGGATTTGAACAAGTTTGATACTGAAACAGGTAACATTTACGAAAGTGTTATAGTTATCGCTAAAAGAGCAAATCAGATTTCTGTTGAAATGAAACAGGAACTGAACAGGAAGCTTGAGGAATTTGCTTATTATTCTGATAATTTGGAAGAAGTATTTGAAAACCGTGAACAAATTGAAATTTCAAAATTTTATGAACGCTTGCCTAAGCCTTCTTTAATTGCAACCCAGGAATTTGTAGATAAAGAAGTTTATTATCGTGTTCCACAAAAAAATGAAAAGGCCGAGAAATCTGAAGAAGAGGTAGAACAACGTCCCGAATAAAAAATTAATTCAAAGCTGCATGCTGGAAGGGAAACATATTATTGTTGGAGTGACCGGAAGTATTGCTGCTTTTAAAGCTGCAACACTTGTCAGGTTGCTGATTAAAAATAAAGCCCAGGTTAAAGTGGTCATGACTCCTTTGGCTAAGAAATTCATTACTCCTTTAACCTTATCTACCCTTTCGAATAATCCTGTTTATTGTGATTTTTTTACACCGGATACCGGTGAATGGCATAGTCACGTCAGCTTAGGCGTATGGGCCGATTTGATGGTTATTGCTCCTGCAACAGCCAATACATTAGGGAAAATGGCCCATGGCATTGCTGATAATTTATTGCTGACCACTTTCCTTTCAGCCCGTTGCCCTGTTTTTGCAGCACCTGCAATGGATCTGGATATGTATCAGCATCCTGTTACCCAAAAAAATTTAGATGTCTTACGCTCTTTAGGTGTCACTCTTATTGAACCTGCGATGGGTGAACTGGCCAGCGGGCTTGTTGGAAAAGGCAGGATGGAAGAACCGGAAGTTATTCTTGAAAAAATCTTTGACTTTTTTTCGGCCGAAAGCAGTGAAAAAAATGCTTTGAGCGGGAAAAAAATACTTGTTACGGCCGGCCCTACTTACGAAAGAATTGATCCGGTAAGGTTTATAGGAAATTTCTCTACCGGCAAAATGGGATATGCCCTGGCTATGGAATTAGCCCAACAAGGTGCTGAAGTGACACTGGTTTCAGGCCCTACTTCATTGGACATCAATCATCCCTTGATTAAACGGATTTCTGTTGAATCGGCTGCTCAAATGCACAAAGCCTGCCTTGACATATTCCGGTCATGCGACGGTGCTATCCTTTCTGCCGCTGTGGCGGATTTTACCCCACTTTCACCTTCAGGACAAAAAGTAAAAAGAACCAGGCAAAATTATTCTATAGAACTTAAGCCAACCGATGATATAGCGGCAGATTTAGGTAAGATCAAGGAGCAAAAACAATTCCTGGTCGGATTTGCCCTGGAAACTGAAAATGAAGTTGAAAATGCCCAATCCAAGCTGAAAAAGAAAAATCTGGATTTTATCGTCCTCAATTCTTTGAGGGATAAGGGGGCAGGTTTTGCCACGGATACCAACAAGATTACCATCATTGATGCCGAAAATCATACCCAAAAATTTGAATTGAAATCCAAACAGGCAGTTGCTAAAGACATTGTTAATGAAATTATAAGATTAATTCAGTAAAAGAATGTTTAAAAAGCTTATTGCTTTATTTTGTTTGTTTTTTATTGTGCATCAGGCCATTCTGAAATCCCAGGAGCTGAAATGCAATGTACAGATTGTTTCCAGCCAAATTCAGGGTACCAACAAAAAGGTGTTTGAAACCTTGCAGAATGCCATTTACGAATTTATGAATAACCGTAACTGGACCAACAATGTATTTGATATTGACGAACGTATTGAATGTAACATCCTGATTAATCTTACCGAACAAAATGCTGATGAATTCAAGGGAACTATTCAGGTTCAGTCGAGGCGCCCTGTTTATAATTCATCTTATAATACGGTGATGTTCAATTTTATGGACAACAACATGGATTTTCAATATATAGAATTCCAGCCTCTCGAATTTAGTGAGACGTCTTATCTTTCCAATCTTACCTCAATTCTTGCTTATTATGCCTATCTCATCATCGGACTTGATTACGATTCATTTTCCCCTGAAGGAGGAACGGAGTTTTTTCAAAAAGCAGAAAATATTGTAAATTTTGCACAGAATTCTAAGGAAAAAGGTTGGAAGGCTTTCGAAGCCACCAAAAATAAAAATCGTTACTGGCTGATTAAGAATATTCTGGATGACAAGTATCAGCCGGTTCGCGATTTTACATATCAATATCACCGGTTGGGACTTGATTTGCTTTCCACCAAACTGGCCGAAGGGCGGACTAAGATGGCTGAGAGTTTAAGGTTATTGCAACAGGTGTACCGGCAAAAACCTGATCCTTACCTGTTTTTTCTTCAGACAGTTGTGGATGCCAAATCTGATGAATGGGTGAATGTGTTTACTGAGTCATTCTCCGATGAAAAAAATCAGGTTATTACAAT
It includes:
- the coaBC gene encoding bifunctional phosphopantothenoylcysteine decarboxylase/phosphopantothenate--cysteine ligase CoaBC; translated protein: MLEGKHIIVGVTGSIAAFKAATLVRLLIKNKAQVKVVMTPLAKKFITPLTLSTLSNNPVYCDFFTPDTGEWHSHVSLGVWADLMVIAPATANTLGKMAHGIADNLLLTTFLSARCPVFAAPAMDLDMYQHPVTQKNLDVLRSLGVTLIEPAMGELASGLVGKGRMEEPEVILEKIFDFFSAESSEKNALSGKKILVTAGPTYERIDPVRFIGNFSTGKMGYALAMELAQQGAEVTLVSGPTSLDINHPLIKRISVESAAQMHKACLDIFRSCDGAILSAAVADFTPLSPSGQKVKRTRQNYSIELKPTDDIAADLGKIKEQKQFLVGFALETENEVENAQSKLKKKNLDFIVLNSLRDKGAGFATDTNKITIIDAENHTQKFELKSKQAVAKDIVNEIIRLIQ
- a CDS encoding DUF4835 family protein, yielding MFKKLIALFCLFFIVHQAILKSQELKCNVQIVSSQIQGTNKKVFETLQNAIYEFMNNRNWTNNVFDIDERIECNILINLTEQNADEFKGTIQVQSRRPVYNSSYNTVMFNFMDNNMDFQYIEFQPLEFSETSYLSNLTSILAYYAYLIIGLDYDSFSPEGGTEFFQKAENIVNFAQNSKEKGWKAFEATKNKNRYWLIKNILDDKYQPVRDFTYQYHRLGLDLLSTKLAEGRTKMAESLRLLQQVYRQKPDPYLFFLQTVVDAKSDEWVNVFTESFSDEKNQVITILKEIDPSNVAKYQKISG
- the bamD gene encoding outer membrane protein assembly factor BamD, whose translation is MKQYLIYSVTIILLFTSCSGYEKLLKSTDYNLKYKKALEYYNQKEYVKSGNLFEQIQSFYRGTEKADTVDFLYAKSLYGQGDYILSGEYFKNFGESYQYSDFAEEANFLCAYCFYLTSPRPSLDQENTYNAIQAFQLFLIKYPNSSRKKDCLDLIAELKDKLVEKSFISAKLYFDLGEYKSSIIALNNSLNEYPDTKYREEMMFLVLKSKYLLATYSIPEKQKERYQNSVDEYYSFIAEFPKSIYIKEAEKMYDTSTKELKN
- a CDS encoding DNA-directed RNA polymerase subunit omega, with the translated sequence MDYKKSKAPSSIITRDLNKFDTETGNIYESVIVIAKRANQISVEMKQELNRKLEEFAYYSDNLEEVFENREQIEISKFYERLPKPSLIATQEFVDKEVYYRVPQKNEKAEKSEEEVEQRPE